A stretch of Chionomys nivalis chromosome 26, mChiNiv1.1, whole genome shotgun sequence DNA encodes these proteins:
- the LOC130866719 gene encoding 40S ribosomal protein S15-like, producing MAEVEQKKKRTFRKFTYRGVDLDQLLDMSYEQLMQLYRGLRRKQHSLLKRLRKAKKEAPPMEKPEVVKTHLRGMIILPKMVGSMVVVYNGKTFNQMEIKPENLGEFSITYKPVKHGRPGIGTTHSSRFIPPQVAMANKDSC from the coding sequence ATGGCCGAAGTGGAGCAGAAGAAGAAGCGGACCTTCCGCAAGTTCACCTACCGCGGCGTGGACCTGGACCAGCTGCTGGACATGTCCTATGAGCAGCTGATGCAGCTCTACCGCGGCCTGCGGAGGAAGCAGCACTCGCTGCTCAAGCGCCTGAGGAAGGCTAAGAAAGAGGCGCCGCCCATGGAGAAGCCCGAGGTGGTGAAGACCCACCTGCGGGGCATGATTATCCTGCCCaagatggtggggagcatggtggtcgTGTACAACGGCAAGACCTTCAACCAGATGGAGATCAAGCCGGAGAACCTGGGCGAGTTCTCCATCACCTACAAGCCTGTGAAGCATGGCCGGCCTGGCATCGGTACCACCCACTCCTCCCGCTTCATCCCCCCTCAAGTAGCTATGGCCAATAAAGACTCATgttaa